One Malus domestica chromosome 11, GDT2T_hap1 genomic region harbors:
- the LOC103449002 gene encoding cyclin-P3-1 — MGTLALDNENGSSDVYLSLGLTTSGKGVVKTPRVLSPLSSILERSVQRNEMLLETTNIKEVITIFHGLRAPPLSIRQYIDRICKYSGCSPSCFVVAQIYVDRYLKCTEVHLTSFNVHRLLITSVMLAAKFMDDAFFNNAYYAKVGGVSTAELNRLEMKFLFTIDFRLQVNLETFTKYCSQLEKEAAGVQIERSIQACGIKENWSKSKKEDSTYARTVAR; from the exons ATGGGAACTTTAGCACTTGACAATGAAAATGGAAGTTCAGATGTTTACCTCTCCTTGGGGCTTACGACATCGGGCAAAGGTGTAGTGAAAACTCCTCGGGTGCTGTCACCTCTCTCTTCAATTCTCGAGAGATCTGTTCAAAGGAACGAGATGCTATTGGAGACAACAAATATTAAAGAAGTTATAACCATATTTCATGGTTTAAGAGCACCCCCTCTGAGCATTCGACAGTATATTGATCGCATCTGTAAGTACTCTGGTTGTAGCCCATCGTGCTTCGTTGTTGCGCAGATCTATGTTGACAGATATCTTAAGTGCACAGAAGTGCATTTAACTTCTTTCAATGTTCACCGGCTTCTGATAACGAGTGTAATGCTAGCGGCGAAATTTATGGATGACGC ATTCTTCAACAACGCATACTATGCAAAAGTGGGAGGAGTGAGCACAGCGGAGTTGAATAGGTTGGAAATGAAGTTCTTGTTTACGATAGATTTCAGACTGCAAGTTAATCTAGAGACATTCACAAAATATTGCTCTCAACTGGAAAAAGAAGCTGCAGGAGTCCAGATCGAACGCTCAATCCAAGCTTGCGGGATCAAAGAGAATTGGTCGAAGTCGAAAAAGGAAGATTCAACTTACGCTCGCACAGTTGCGAGATGA